From the genome of Aerococcus sanguinicola:
CGCGGTAACGGAATCAATTTTGGCTCGCGCCCAAGGTAATTTTGTGAGCCTAGATGCGGTCGCAGAAGACCTCAACAAGAAGTTCACTTCTGATACGATTGGAATTGTCTTCCCGATTACCAGCCGCAACCGCTTCTATCCTATTCTCCAAGCCATCGCCCGAGCCAAGTCCAAAGTGGTGATCCAATTCGCTTATCCGCGCGATGAGGTGGGCAATGCCCTGATTTCAGACCAAGCCCTTGAGGAAGCTGATATTAATCCTTGGTCGACGACATTAACTGAGGAAGAATTCGTCCAAACTTTTGGTCAACCTAAGCACCCCTTCACAGGTCAAAACTATGTGGCCCTCTATAAGGAATGTGTGGAAGGCGAAGGGGCAGAATGTGAGATTATCTTCTCTAACCGGGTGGAAACGATTCTTGATTACAGCCAGGATGTCTTGGTCTGCACCACCCATAGCCGGGACCGGTTGAAACGTGAATTGAAGAAGGCAGATGACCAAGCAGTGGTTTTGAGCCTCGATAACATTCTCAACCAAGCACCTAGCCAGGGAGAAGGTTACAATGAAGAATTCGGGCTACTGGGTGCCAATCTCTCCGGTGAAAACACGCTGAAACTCTTCCCCCGTGATGCGATGACTTTTGTTTGTGAACTCCAAGCACAGATTGCTGAAGAAACTGGAGCGACAATTGAAGTGATGGTCTACGGGGATGGGGCCTTCAAGGATCCAGTCGGCCATATCTGGGAACTCGCCGATCCCGTTGTTTCCCCTGGTTACACTGACGGGCTAGCAGGTACTCCTCATGAGATGAAACTGAAATACCTGGCTGACAACCAATTCAGCGATCTCAGCGGCCAGGCCCTAGAAGACGCCATGCGCGACCATATCAAGAAACACGAAGAAAATGAAGGCGACACCCACCACAGCTCGGTAGGCACCACCCCCCGCCAAATCACTGACCTCGTCGGCTCCCTAGCCGACCTCACCAGCGGCAGCGGCGACAAAGGCACCCCCTTCATCTACATCCAAGGCTACTTCGACAATTACTCGGACTAAACAGGGTGAGAGCAAGAGCGTTTAGCTTTGGATGCTTGGAGTAAGTCGGAATAAGAGCAAGCAAGGCTTGCACGTTTCCGACTTGCGAAAGCACGCCAAAGCTGCTCTTGCGAACCCAACTAAACCAGGGTGTGAGGGCTGGCGCTAGCTTTTTTTCACTGGAGCAAGTCACCAGAGTAGTCCGCAAGACTACGGCGGAGACTTGTGAAGTGACACGAAAGCTGCCAGACCAAACCCAACTAAACAGGGTGTGAGACTTGGCGGTTAGACTCGGATGATTGGAGCAATTAAGAATAAGAGCGAAGTATACGCTCGTTTCTTAATTGTGAAATCACTCCGAGTCTGCCAAGTCGAACCCGACTAAACCAGGGTGTGAGCAAGAGCGTTTAGACTTGAATGATTGGAAGCTCACCGAAAAAGTCTGGCGCTAGTCAGACATTTCGATGAGCTGAAATCACTTCAACTCTACTCTTGCGAACCCAACTAACCAGGGTGTGAGAGGATGCGGGAGAAAGGGACCTCTGGATCAACAGTCCAGAGAAGTCTAAAAGACTTCGGCGGACTGTTTTGAAGAGGACTCCTTTCTGCATCCTCGAACCCAACTAAAACAGGGTGAGAGCAGTTGCGTTCAGACTTGAATGACTGGAGGCCAAACGGAAAAGAGCGGCTTTAGCCGATCATTCCGATTGGCTGAAGTCACTTCAAGTCTGCAACTGCGAACCCAACTAAAGGAGCTAATTTATGTCATTCTTTCAATCATTGAAATCTTTTTTGGCCCCTGAAGAAAGCAAAGCAAGTGCGACAGGAAAAGGCCAAGCTAAAGACCAAGCAATTGCTCATTACTTGCTGATCATCCGTCACGGTAGACCCGATTATGAGGCGAATCCTGCTGATCCGCCCTTGTTGGCGGGGGAAGCAGCTTACCTAAAAGATCGTTACCAGGAATTTGAAGACCGCTTGAGCCCCTTTAACATTCAAATCTTATCCTCCCCCCTCAGCCGGGCTCAGCAAACTGCTCAAGCCTTCCAAGAAGCCCTTGCCCAATCTTCTAATTTAGAGATTGCGGAAAGTTCAGATCTAGGAGGAGAAGCGGCTATTAAGGACTGGATGCAAGAAAGACAGGCCTTGGTCCTTGTCGCCCATGAACCTTATGTGAGTGCTTGGCTCCGTCGTTTTGGGGGCTCTTCCCATGACTTTGACAAGGGGGATGCTGCCCTCCTTGCGATCGATGAGGAAGGTAAGGGCCGTCTCGTTAAATACATTAAAGCACATTAATTAATAGAAGAGGAGTAGCTGATATGCGATCTAGCCATTTTCGTTACCATGATAAGACACTAAGCAACGACCAAGAACCAACTATCCTGTGTGGCATTGTCAATGTCACCCCTGACTCCTTCTCAGATGGTGGCCAGTACAATAGCGTTGATAAGGCTGTCGCCCAGGCCCAGAAATTGATCAAAGAGGGAGCGGGGATGATCGACATCGGCGGGGAATCGACCCGGCCAGGCAGTACTTATGTCGCCATTGAAGAAGAGATCAATCGGGTGGTCCCTGTGATCAAGGCCCTCAAGGAAGTGACGGATGTCCCACTTTCTCTGGACACTTGGAAGGCGGATGTCGCTGAGGCTGCGATTGAAGCTGGTGTCGATATCATTAATGACATCACGGGCTTCTTAGGCGATCCACGAATGGCTGAAGTGGTGGGTCAGTCCCAGGCAGGGGCAATCCTGATGTTTAACCCTGTTACCGCTCGGCCTGACCATCCCGGCTCGCAAAAATTCCCGGAATTTGGGGACCAAACAGTCTTTACAGATGAAGAAAAAGCAGCCTTCAAGGAGATGCCAATTGAAGACGTCATGATGGCCTACTTGGACAAGAGTTTAGAACGCGCCCATGAAGCGGGAATTGATGATGACCGGATCATGTTAGACCCTGGCATTGGTTTTGGTTTGACCAAGCGAGAGAATCTCAGCTTGATTCAAAAGATGGGTCTCCTCCATGATAAAGGCTATTGGATCTTCTTGGGTGTTTCCCGCAAACGTTTCATCCAGAATATGGTGGAAGAAGCCGGCTATAATGTGGATGTGTCAACTGAGGAAGGATTTGAAAACCGGGATGAAGCCTCAGCCGCCCTGTCTACTATTGCAGCTCGGCAGGGGATTGAAGTTGTCCGTGTCCATACCATGGCCCACCACCGGATTGCTTGTCAGATTGGCGATGCAGTTCGCTTAGCCGACCAGATGGAAGATGTCAACTTTGGAGCTTATGCTGATAAGAAATAAGGAGCGAAAGGACGAGCTAGGGCTTGTCCTTTTTTTCTTTAAGACTTATTAAGGCTTAGCCAAGGGTTCAACCTAGCTTTTTTGATTTAAACAGGTGATAATAAGGCTAAAAAGAATTTATGTGAAAGGAAGACTGTTATGAAGAACTTGATGATTATTGTGAATCCCACATCAGGTGATAACCAAGGGGCTTCTTACGCCCAACAATTGAAAGAAAAGTTGGCCCCTCACTTTGACCAAGTAGAGCTTATGGAGACTGAGGGCGATGGGGATGCGACCGATTTTGCCCGCCAGGCTTGTGAAGAAGGCTATGATAGTGTTTATGTGATCGGTGGGGATGGGACCATTAATGAGGTGGTCAATGGCATCGCTGAACAAGACCACCGGCCCAAGATGGGTTTTCTGCCAGGTGGAACCAACAATACCTATGCCCAGCTCTTTAACATGTCCAACGATATTGAAGAGAGTATCGAACAGATTAACTTGGAAGAAGTTCGAGCCGTCGATATCGGCAAGTGTAATGATACCTATTTTAGCTATTACGCTTGCTTTGGCGAGATGATTGATGCGACGACTTCTACGAGTTCAGAAGAGAAGGAACGCCTGGGAACCCTCGCCTATGCCAAAAATATTGTAAAAGCACTGCCCAATGACCAAGTCCACGAGCTTCAAATCAAATCGGATACGGAATCGTTTGAAGGCAAGGCCAGCCATGTCTTTGTTCTCTTAACCAACCAGGTCGGGAACTTGCGCTTCTCTAAGAAGAAGGTCAGCCTCCAGGATGGGGAATTCGATGTCGTAATTGTGACGGATGAAGGTTTGGGGGCTAAATTGTCGGCTCTCAAGGATATGGTCTTTGGCCAATTGAATGAGAATGAAAACATTACCGCTTTCACTTGCCGGGAACTTTCCATTACTTGCCCCGACAAAGAAGACATCCAGCTCGACTTGGATGGGGATATGGGACCTAAGCTCCCTGCTCAAATAAAAGTCCTCCCCCAACATATCCAATTCTATGTCCCAGAAGCTATGGAGGATTAGTGTCTGGTAAAGCACTGTGACAAAAGTTGCTTAGTCTTTTGCCAAAAGCTTTGTGCAGGAGCGGAGCGCTGAGGTTGACCCTTCAAGGGACAAATTCAAAAGGGCAAGGGATTCTCACAAATACAATCTATTTAAGAAGTTAGGCTTTTGTTCTAGCTTCTTTTTCTATGGAGAGCTTATCGGCAAATAATGAAAAAGCTTACAAGTGAAAGCGATAACGTGTTATAGTAGAGAAGACGAAATAAAGGGGGAGCAATCATGCGTTCAAAAGAAGAATTAATCCAAGAATTGTCGGATATGGTCTTTGAGATGGAGGATGAAGAGATTATCGATACAGCTGAGGAGTATGTCCAAGCAGGTTATGATGTTCAGGATGCCATCATGGAAGGCTTAGTAGATGGGATGAGCCGGGCTGGCGTCCTCTTCGCTGAAGAAGAGTACTATGTGACCGATGTCCTGATCTGTTCGGATGCCCTAAATGAAGCCATGGCTATCTTTAAGCCCCTCTTGTTGGAACGCAAGGAAGAGGGCGGCCAGGCCCGCCATAAAATTATTTTTGGGACAGTAGAGGGGGATACCCACGATATCGGTAAGAACCTGGTCAAGGTCATGCTCGAAGTGGGTGGCTTTGAAGTGATCGACATGGGGCGTGATGTGCCACTGGATGATTTTATCGACCGGGCCATCGAGGAAGAGGCGGAATTGATTGGTCTTTCCGCCCTGATGACTACGACCATGACAGGGATGAAGACCTTGATTGAGCGCTTGGAAGAGCGGGGCGTCCGTGACCAGTTCAAGGTGATGATTGGTGGCGGGGCGGTTTCTCAGTATTATTGCGATGAAATTGGGGCGGATGGCTATTCTGAAGATGCCATTGAAGCCGTTGAATTAGCCAAACGTTTAGTTGGAGAAGGCGAGGATTAGGAGGGGTCTTGTGGTGAAGATTCAGGTTCAAGCTTGGGACCAGGTGGTAGACTATGATCCGGCGTCAGGGAAAAGTCTCTACGCCTGTTTGGTCGAAGCCGGTTTGCCGGTGCCTGGCGATTGTGGGGGCAAAGGCACTTGTGGCAAGTGTCGTTTTAAGCTCTTGGAAGGTGAGCTGGCGGCTGAGGCTTACCAGGGTCTGGCGGGCAAGTATCCGCTAGCCTGCCGGGCGCGGCCTCAATCCGATTTGCGCCTGGCTTTTCTTAATATGGAAAGGGACCACCGGATCTTAGTCACGGGAGACCGTCTCGCTCTGACTGGGCCTAAACGCTGGCGCCAAGCCAGTTTTAAATTGGACCGGGACTTGCTTCAAGCGGGGGCAGATTTAGAGACCCGCCTGGTGCAAGAGCTGGACGTTTCATCCTTTCCTGCGCAAGTCTGGCAGGGGCTTGAAATCGAGCGTAATCAAACTTACCGGGCCATTATCTGTGATGACCGAGTCCTGGCCCTCGACCTGCAAGCGGAAGATGCACGGATTTATGGCTTGGCTGTGGATATCGGGACGACCACCCTAGCTGCTAGCCTCATCAACTTAGAGACCGGGGAGGAAGTCAGCCAGGCTTCTGCCCTCAACCCGCAAATCCAACAGGGGGCGGATGTCTTGAACCGGATTTCTTATGTCATGACGGAAGGGGGGCGCGGTCTGAAGCAGCTCCAACAAGCCATTAGACGGGCCATCCAGAGCTTAATCGATGAGCTCTGCCAGGAAGCAGATTGCCCTGAAAGTGCGGTTTATGGCCTCAGTTTGGCCGGCAACACCGTTATGACCCACCTTGCTTTGGGGATCGATCCGCGTCCGCTGGGCCAGTCGCCCTACCTGCCGGTTTTTCGTTCCGGGCAGCAACTCTCCGCTAAAGCATTCGGCCTGAGAAAAATTCCTAGCTCGGCCCAGGTCATGACCCTGCCGGCAGTTTCGGCCTATATTGGGTCGGACGTGGTCGCTGGGGCCTATGCGGCTGGCTTTAGTGAGCTTGGAAAGCGCCGGCTCTTGATTGATATTGGGACCAATGGGGAGATGTTAGTCCAAGATGGGGACCGTTATGTGTCTTGTTCCTGTGCCGCCGGGCCAGCCTTGGAAGGGATGATGATTTCATCTGGCATGAAGGCGGCTGCAGGAGCAGTTGAGGAATGTTTATGGCAGGATGGTCAATTTGACCTCCAAGTGATTGGTGGAGGAAAGCCCCAAGGTTTGTGTGGCAGTGGCGTCCTCGCCCTGATCCGGGAAGGCTTGCGGGCGGGTCTGATCAGCTACCGGGGGCGGATTATTGATCCGGAGTCTTTAGCCCCAGATGATGCCCGCCGACCTTATCTCAAAGTCGATGACCAAGGTAAACGCTCTCTCCAAGTGGCTTCCCAAGTTAGCCTGACCCAGCACGATATCCGCCAGGTTCAACTGGCCAAGGGAGCTATTCGCTCAGGGGTGGAAGTCCTCTTGGAAGCAAGCCAGCTGGAAGCTGAGCAGATCGACCAGGTCCTTGTGGCGGGGCAATTTGGTCGGCATTTGGCGGAGGCCAGTCTGATCAAGACCGGCCTCTTACCGGAAGGCTTTGCGGGCCATCTCTCATATATTGGGAACTCGTCCCATAGTGGGGCCTATCTTTACCTGATGGACCAAGATGCCGCCCAGGGCTTAGAAGCCCTCGCCCGGCGGATTGATTATATTGAATTATCGCGCTTAGACGACTATGACCGTGTCTTCGCTCGGGCATCACTTTTTCCAAAATTAAAAAGAAAGTAGAGGAGATTATGATGAAAGAAATGACAGCAAATCAACGTTGGCAGGCTCTAAAGGCTGGGGAAAGTCTCGACCGGCTCCCAATTACCCTCTGCCACGCTGGTTTTGCCGCTAAATTAGCGGGGATGAATTACCGGGAGAGTTTTAATACGGCGGATAAATTAGCCAAACGTGAGCTCACCATCTATCGTGAATTTGCTTTAGATGCCTTGTCTGTGAGCTATACTTCGGTTAACTTTGCCATCCGCCACCGGTCTAAGATTAAGAGCCCGCGTGAGTCCGCGCCTTCAGTAGCTGACCATGCCCTCAAGAGCTTAGACCAAGTGGATCAATTGAAGGTTGAGGCGACGAGTTTCGACCGGGATATCTCCCAACGGATCAACTTGGAAGCTCTGGATAAGATTGACGGGGCAGTAGGGTCAAAATGCCACCCCTGCTACTGTATTTCCGCGCCGTTTACCCTTGCGTCAGGCATCTATCCCGCCGAGAAGATGCTGCGGGCGACGCGTAAGGATAAGGAAGGGCTCCACCGCCTCTTGCGCTTTGTGACCGACCGGGTGAAGGAAATTATTGAGCGGGCGGTTCAAATGCCGGACTTGAATTTCTTTATCTATGACCCAGTGGCTTCGGGCGCTTTGATTAGCCCTAAGCAATACCGAGACTTTGTCCTTCCCTATACTAAGGAAATGGTAGACTTCATTAAGGCCCATGACCGCTGTGTGGGGATGCACATCTGTGGGGATATCAGCAACCACCTTGAAGCCATTGTGGAGACGGGCGTGGATATGATCAGCCTTGACCAAACCGTTGACCTAGGCCAAGCCAAGGAAAAAGTGGGCCAAGCGATTGCTTTGATGGGCAATGTTGACCCGGTGCGGTGCTTCCTCCAAGGCAGTCCTGAAGAAGTTAGCCAGGCAGTTGAAGATTGTTTTGCCAAAGCAGGGGACAATCCAAGAGGCTTTATTATTCGCTCGGGCTGCCAATTGCCCGTGGATACCCCAGTAGCTAATGTGGAGGCCTTTATGGAAACTGCTGTCCCCTGTGCCCAAAAAGCGGCGCAAAATTGGGCCTAGCCATGGTTTTGTACAAAGGTCAGCCCTATGTCCCAGCCCGGTCTTTGGACTGTGCCCGGCCTTTTCCCGCTGAAGTCCTGGGAGCTAGTATAGACGACTTAACGACCATTAACCACTGGCCTTCTTGCCTGGCCGCCCTGGTCCAAAAATATCGTCAGTACTACCGGCAGAACTATTGTCTTCTGCCTCTTAACCATTCCCTGGAAGCCGAAGCATATGGCAGCCAGGTCTACCATGACCGTTACCTGGGAGACCGCTTAGACCCCAAAAGCAAGCGCCAGCTAGACCATGGACCGCTGGGAGCTCTACCGCTGACGGACAATGCCTTAGCCGCATCCTTGGCGGCCTGCCAGCGACTCAGTCAAAAGGGAGAGAAGATCTGCTTTAACCTGACTGGCCCCTTTACCCTGGCTGAACAGCTCTATGATTTCAATGATTTGCTAGGATGTGCTCGCCGCCAGCCAGCGAGTTACCAGGCAGTGATGGCGCCCTTAGTTCAAGGCTTGACTCGTGTAGGCCAAGCTGCTCTTGATGCGGGGGCCAGCGTGCTCGCCCTAGCTGATCCAACGGGGGATCGAAAGCTCTTAGGCCCCCGCCACTATGGTCAAGTCGCTGGTGGCTTGCAGAGGGACTTAGTCGAGAGGCTTTTGCCTTCAGTTGAAGCGCGAGGAGCCAAGCTCTACCTGTCTCCAGGCCTTTACCGCGGCTTGGCAGCTTTAGGCTGGCTGGAATGCGGCCCCAAGCTGGCCCCAGCCCAGGATTTTCCCCAGGTGCTCTTTAGGGAGACCTGGTCCGCTAAGGGACTCGTGACTGGGAGCTTGCAAGAGGGCATCTATAAGCTCAATCCAATAAACAAGCAAGAGAAAGGTGATTTTTAATGACAGAAACGATGACATCCGTTGACCGCTTGCAAGCCTATCAAGCCGGTCAAGCCGTCGATCGCCGTCCAATTATGCTCTTTCACGGAACGGTAGGAGCCAAATTGGCTGGAATGACCTACCGCGAATCCGAAATGACCGCTGAAAATATTGCCCAAAAAGAAATTACCGTTGCCGAAAAATTCGCACCGGATAATTACTCGGTTAACTTTGGCCTCTACGGAATGGGACACGCCTTGGGCAGCCAGTTTAAAGCATCTGAAGATAGTTCAGATGCCATTGTTTCCTATGCCTTGGATGACCTGGCAGCCATTGACCAACTCGATGCAGGCCGTCTCCGTCTTCGTAATGACCCTAACCAGCAGAAGCACTATGAGGCTATTGAACTGATCCAGAAGAAATTGGGGCCGGACTACCGCATTGATTATGAATTAAGTGGTCCGATAACGAGTGCCGCTAGCCTCTACCCACCGGAACAGCTCCTGCGCGCCACCCGCAAGAAGACCGACCAAGTCCACCAGCTCCTGCGTTTTGTAACGGATGCCTTGTTACAGATTATTGATGACTTTGCGGCGGCCAACCCTTCCATTGGCTTTTCTCTCACCGATCCGGTTGCCTCCGGAGCGCTCTTAAGTCCTAAGCAATACGAGAAGTTCTGCCAGCCTTATACCAAAGAAATTGTTGATCGGATCCACCATTATGGTAAGTCAGTCACCCTCCATATCTGTGGGGACTGTACCAAGAGCTTGCCCTATATTGCAGGAACTGGGATTGACTATTTCAGTGCTGACCAAACCGTTGACCTCCAAGCGGCTAAGGAAGGTTTGGGCCCTGACTGTGGCTTGATTGGAAATATTGATCCGGTGAAATATTTCTTACAAGGCCAGCCAGAAGATTTAGAAGCCCAGGTAGCCCAGTCTTACGCCCAAGCTGCTGACCATGAAGGCGGCTATCTGCTCGGCCCTGGCTGCAGTGTGCCTTATCATACGCCAGAAGAAAATATCCAAGCCTATATGGAAGCGGCCCGCCGCTATAGCCGCGATGACAAGTAGTTTTTAGTCTTTTTTAGGATTGATTCGTGCTATAATAAAGGTAAAATAAAGGGCTTGCATATTAAGCACATAAGAGATGGGGGATTCTGATGAAATGGGATGATTTGAGACGGAGTAAGAACGTCGATGACCGGCGAGGCCAGAGCATGGGACGGCCGTCACGGTCAGGTGGCAGTGGCTTAGGCGGTCTTTTAAGCCTGCTCCTGATGTCAAGGCGGGGCGGTGGGAAATGGCTTGTGATTATCATTATTTTGATGATGTTATTTGGCGGCGGCAGCTTCTTAGGGGGCGGCCTAGGTCAAGAAACAAGCAATCAAGAAGCCCAGACCAGCCAGCAGGTGGAGACCCAGCAGGCCGGTGCCTCAAGCGAGGAGAAGGACTTCCTGTCAGCTGTCTTGGGATCGACCGAAGATTTCTGGTCAGAACTCTTCCAAAGCCAAGGCCAGTCCTATGACCCCGCGACCCTTGTCCTTTATACCGACCATGTGCAAACTGGGGGCTGTGGCTTCGGGTCAGCCCAGGCGGGGCCTTTCTACTGTCCGGGTGACCAGTCGGTGTATATCGACCTTTCTTTCTACCGGGAATTGAAGAACCGCTACCAGGCACCTGGCGACTTTGCCATGGCCTATGTGCTAGCCCATGAGGTAGGCCACCATATCCAAAATGAACTCGGCATCATGGATCAATACCAGCGGGCTGTCCAGTCTGCGGGAGAGACGGAAGCCAACCAGCTCTCTGTTCGTCTAGAGCTCCAGGCTGACTACTTGGCTGGTGTCTGGGCCCACTATGCGGAAAATCAAGGCTTACTAGAGAGTGGCGATATCCAAGAGGCTCTCCAAGCGGCCAATGCCGTTGGAGATGATACCCTCCAGGAAGCCGCCTATGGACAAGTGGTGCCTGACAGCTTCACCCACGGCTCTGCCAAGCAGCGCCAAGCCTGGTTCGAGCGCGGTTACAAGTACGGCGACTTGGACCATGGGGATACCTTTAACACCTATCTTGATTTTGAAAAATAAAATCATGATGAAAAGAGGGCCAAGTTGGTCCTCTTCTTTTTTGAAAAATATACTGCTAGGTCTTGCGTCTTTCCTAAAAAAGGCGTACAATAAAAGAGTTGCTAGATAAGGAATTAGCTAGTATACATTAAGCAGAAGTGGCGGAATGGCAGACGCGCTGTCTTCAGGCGGCAGTGTCTAACGACGTGTGGGTTCGACTCCCATCTTCTGCATTGAACAGGGTGCGAGAAAGAGCGCTTAGCTTTGGATGCTTGGAGTAAGTCAGAATAAGGGCAAGCACCGCTTGCACGTTTCTGACTTGCGAAAGCACTCCAAAGCTGCTCTTTCGAACCCGACTGAACAGGGTGTGAGAGGATCCCTTTCTGCCTTTGCAAACCCGACTATAGGGTGCGAGAAAGAGCTTCAGTTGAGGCTCTTTTATTATTTATG
Proteins encoded in this window:
- the folP gene encoding dihydropteroate synthase; the protein is MRSSHFRYHDKTLSNDQEPTILCGIVNVTPDSFSDGGQYNSVDKAVAQAQKLIKEGAGMIDIGGESTRPGSTYVAIEEEINRVVPVIKALKEVTDVPLSLDTWKADVAEAAIEAGVDIINDITGFLGDPRMAEVVGQSQAGAILMFNPVTARPDHPGSQKFPEFGDQTVFTDEEKAAFKEMPIEDVMMAYLDKSLERAHEAGIDDDRIMLDPGIGFGLTKRENLSLIQKMGLLHDKGYWIFLGVSRKRFIQNMVEEAGYNVDVSTEEGFENRDEASAALSTIAARQGIEVVRVHTMAHHRIACQIGDAVRLADQMEDVNFGAYADKK
- a CDS encoding diacylglycerol/lipid kinase family protein; amino-acid sequence: MKNLMIIVNPTSGDNQGASYAQQLKEKLAPHFDQVELMETEGDGDATDFARQACEEGYDSVYVIGGDGTINEVVNGIAEQDHRPKMGFLPGGTNNTYAQLFNMSNDIEESIEQINLEEVRAVDIGKCNDTYFSYYACFGEMIDATTSTSSEEKERLGTLAYAKNIVKALPNDQVHELQIKSDTESFEGKASHVFVLLTNQVGNLRFSKKKVSLQDGEFDVVIVTDEGLGAKLSALKDMVFGQLNENENITAFTCRELSITCPDKEDIQLDLDGDMGPKLPAQIKVLPQHIQFYVPEAMED
- the ypfJ gene encoding KPN_02809 family neutral zinc metallopeptidase — its product is MKWDDLRRSKNVDDRRGQSMGRPSRSGGSGLGGLLSLLLMSRRGGGKWLVIIIILMMLFGGGSFLGGGLGQETSNQEAQTSQQVETQQAGASSEEKDFLSAVLGSTEDFWSELFQSQGQSYDPATLVLYTDHVQTGGCGFGSAQAGPFYCPGDQSVYIDLSFYRELKNRYQAPGDFAMAYVLAHEVGHHIQNELGIMDQYQRAVQSAGETEANQLSVRLELQADYLAGVWAHYAENQGLLESGDIQEALQAANAVGDDTLQEAAYGQVVPDSFTHGSAKQRQAWFERGYKYGDLDHGDTFNTYLDFEK
- a CDS encoding uroporphyrinogen decarboxylase family protein codes for the protein MKEMTANQRWQALKAGESLDRLPITLCHAGFAAKLAGMNYRESFNTADKLAKRELTIYREFALDALSVSYTSVNFAIRHRSKIKSPRESAPSVADHALKSLDQVDQLKVEATSFDRDISQRINLEALDKIDGAVGSKCHPCYCISAPFTLASGIYPAEKMLRATRKDKEGLHRLLRFVTDRVKEIIERAVQMPDLNFFIYDPVASGALISPKQYRDFVLPYTKEMVDFIKAHDRCVGMHICGDISNHLEAIVETGVDMISLDQTVDLGQAKEKVGQAIALMGNVDPVRCFLQGSPEEVSQAVEDCFAKAGDNPRGFIIRSGCQLPVDTPVANVEAFMETAVPCAQKAAQNWA
- a CDS encoding uroporphyrinogen decarboxylase family protein encodes the protein MVLYKGQPYVPARSLDCARPFPAEVLGASIDDLTTINHWPSCLAALVQKYRQYYRQNYCLLPLNHSLEAEAYGSQVYHDRYLGDRLDPKSKRQLDHGPLGALPLTDNALAASLAACQRLSQKGEKICFNLTGPFTLAEQLYDFNDLLGCARRQPASYQAVMAPLVQGLTRVGQAALDAGASVLALADPTGDRKLLGPRHYGQVAGGLQRDLVERLLPSVEARGAKLYLSPGLYRGLAALGWLECGPKLAPAQDFPQVLFRETWSAKGLVTGSLQEGIYKLNPINKQEKGDF
- a CDS encoding uroporphyrinogen decarboxylase family protein, which translates into the protein MTETMTSVDRLQAYQAGQAVDRRPIMLFHGTVGAKLAGMTYRESEMTAENIAQKEITVAEKFAPDNYSVNFGLYGMGHALGSQFKASEDSSDAIVSYALDDLAAIDQLDAGRLRLRNDPNQQKHYEAIELIQKKLGPDYRIDYELSGPITSAASLYPPEQLLRATRKKTDQVHQLLRFVTDALLQIIDDFAAANPSIGFSLTDPVASGALLSPKQYEKFCQPYTKEIVDRIHHYGKSVTLHICGDCTKSLPYIAGTGIDYFSADQTVDLQAAKEGLGPDCGLIGNIDPVKYFLQGQPEDLEAQVAQSYAQAADHEGGYLLGPGCSVPYHTPEENIQAYMEAARRYSRDDK
- a CDS encoding SixA phosphatase family protein — translated: MSFFQSLKSFLAPEESKASATGKGQAKDQAIAHYLLIIRHGRPDYEANPADPPLLAGEAAYLKDRYQEFEDRLSPFNIQILSSPLSRAQQTAQAFQEALAQSSNLEIAESSDLGGEAAIKDWMQERQALVLVAHEPYVSAWLRRFGGSSHDFDKGDAALLAIDEEGKGRLVKYIKAH
- a CDS encoding ASKHA domain-containing protein, with the translated sequence MVKIQVQAWDQVVDYDPASGKSLYACLVEAGLPVPGDCGGKGTCGKCRFKLLEGELAAEAYQGLAGKYPLACRARPQSDLRLAFLNMERDHRILVTGDRLALTGPKRWRQASFKLDRDLLQAGADLETRLVQELDVSSFPAQVWQGLEIERNQTYRAIICDDRVLALDLQAEDARIYGLAVDIGTTTLAASLINLETGEEVSQASALNPQIQQGADVLNRISYVMTEGGRGLKQLQQAIRRAIQSLIDELCQEADCPESAVYGLSLAGNTVMTHLALGIDPRPLGQSPYLPVFRSGQQLSAKAFGLRKIPSSAQVMTLPAVSAYIGSDVVAGAYAAGFSELGKRRLLIDIGTNGEMLVQDGDRYVSCSCAAGPALEGMMISSGMKAAAGAVEECLWQDGQFDLQVIGGGKPQGLCGSGVLALIREGLRAGLISYRGRIIDPESLAPDDARRPYLKVDDQGKRSLQVASQVSLTQHDIRQVQLAKGAIRSGVEVLLEASQLEAEQIDQVLVAGQFGRHLAEASLIKTGLLPEGFAGHLSYIGNSSHSGAYLYLMDQDAAQGLEALARRIDYIELSRLDDYDRVFARASLFPKLKRK
- a CDS encoding coenzyme F420-0:L-glutamate ligase produces the protein MSRLLGTVVRGLRAPIIKEGDDLAQIVKATLVQAADQEGFKIQDKDIIAVTESILARAQGNFVSLDAVAEDLNKKFTSDTIGIVFPITSRNRFYPILQAIARAKSKVVIQFAYPRDEVGNALISDQALEEADINPWSTTLTEEEFVQTFGQPKHPFTGQNYVALYKECVEGEGAECEIIFSNRVETILDYSQDVLVCTTHSRDRLKRELKKADDQAVVLSLDNILNQAPSQGEGYNEEFGLLGANLSGENTLKLFPRDAMTFVCELQAQIAEETGATIEVMVYGDGAFKDPVGHIWELADPVVSPGYTDGLAGTPHEMKLKYLADNQFSDLSGQALEDAMRDHIKKHEENEGDTHHSSVGTTPRQITDLVGSLADLTSGSGDKGTPFIYIQGYFDNYSD
- a CDS encoding cobalamin B12-binding domain-containing protein encodes the protein MRSKEELIQELSDMVFEMEDEEIIDTAEEYVQAGYDVQDAIMEGLVDGMSRAGVLFAEEEYYVTDVLICSDALNEAMAIFKPLLLERKEEGGQARHKIIFGTVEGDTHDIGKNLVKVMLEVGGFEVIDMGRDVPLDDFIDRAIEEEAELIGLSALMTTTMTGMKTLIERLEERGVRDQFKVMIGGGAVSQYYCDEIGADGYSEDAIEAVELAKRLVGEGED